From the genome of Phoenix dactylifera cultivar Barhee BC4 chromosome 17, palm_55x_up_171113_PBpolish2nd_filt_p, whole genome shotgun sequence:
TGATGTGTTTTTCTGTTTGCAGGTTTGTTTACAGGCAGCTTTGTGACTTTGTTCAGTGTGTACGCCATCTTGGCTCACTTGTGCGGCATCTTCTCTTCCCCAACCGAAGCCGGTTACGTGGAAACCGTCTACCCTGTTTTCAGGTACTCCGAGGGCCCATACGCTGGGCTTCTCCTTCCATGCAATATTTCTATATTACAAAGTTCTGGCATCTCTTCTTTACTCAGCTGTTTCTCagctatcatttttttttttttttggagaaatgTTTCTCCATTATCATTATCAAAAAGGATTTCACTAGAAAATAATATGGTatatgtgaggactcgtgcggacgtgtgtttaatcccacatcggttattcgttgggtagattctaggtacttatacaagatcaaggaacccaaataataccttctggcttgccattttggatgaggtcttgggttgttacaaatggtatcagagcggacccggcttataacctatgtggactagggaacatTGCAGCACGAATTTAATTATTGGAGCTGACCACGggctgatcgtggtgtttgtgattagattggaatgtatttgaacccttagcctgacgaggacgtcaagaCTTAAACGGggaaagtatgtgaggacccgtgcgggcgtgtgtttagacCCACATTGGTTGTTTACTGGGTAGATCCTGTGTACTTATACAAGataaagaaactcaaataataccttctggctagccattttggataaggtcttgggttgttacaatatCTATTAAGAGCTAAGTTATCTCCACCGGAAAATGAGCCTATTAAGAAAACCGTTTAGCTTGCCTCATAACTTGTGCCATTGGATAACATTTCATAACCTACATGACGTGTATCAAAAAGGATTTCACTAGAAAATAATATGGTATCTATTAAGAGCTAAGTTACCTCCACCGGAAGCATGACTTGTGCCATTGGATAACATTTCATAACCTACATGGCGTGCATCACCGGTATCTGACTGCAAGTGAGACTATGTTGTGCTTGGTTGCTGTTTAACCACAAAATAAGGTATGCTAGGAATGGTCAGAGGAACTAAAGTGACGAACTTTGACTTCCATTCAAAATTAGAGCTAATTTGGTGATGATGGTTAATAGAGCAAGTTTTCAAGGTTAATTCTTATGATAAGAGGATAAGTTACGACCTACAACATTTTTTGATTTCCAAACATGGCATTTCTTTTTGTTACATTTTATGTGCCTTCACATCATCTGTGCAGGAAtttgaaaattcagaaaatatagGGTTAAGTCTATTGTTTTTCTCAGGTTGCCTGCTGATAAAATAAGATGTAGTCTTGTCCGTTCCAGGATAATTTGCGGTGTCTAGATATCTACCAGATTATCGTGTACCTGCGCGTGTTTATCGCAGTACATATCAATGTAGCCcattaatgattgaataaacTAGTACATCCTGTCCTTGTTTTTAATTGTCATTCGTCCGCTATCACAACGGTCACATGTTCTCATGACAGCCCACTAGCGGATAATGGTCAGCTAAATATGAGCCCCTCATTTCCGAGTGACCCAAACCCCACTAACATCATGAGTGAGATTCCATAGAAATACAGTGTAGATCGACTTTAATAATGGCACACTCACTTCCACCACTCGGTTCCCACTTTTCTCTGTAAGATATATTGCAAACAACCAAGGATCAGCCGTAGGAATACTATCGAATATTTCTACTTTTCTACTGTTAAGTTTACCTGTCACCATTCCTCAATAATCCTACAATAGAATGATTTTATGTTTCTTGGAAATGGAAAAGATGGACGCATCAGGTTCATGATGCCTATCTAGCGTTATGATAAAATTAACAGCAGTGGCATTAGTTAAGCATACAAAAACCTGCCTGGTATTTGGGAACCCGAGTCAATGATAGGGGATATAAGTAATATTTTAACAAGCACATATACATAGCATCAAATTGGATAATTATGCTTGCTTACCCATATGTGGTTTCGCCTAGACTATTATACATGTAATAAAATCAGTAACTGCATGCATCTGTGATCATGAAGGCTTCAGTCGAAACTAAATCATGCTGGTTATTGGCTTTTGCAGTATGTTTGCGCTTCTTAGcctgcatattttcttgtatgGATGCAACATATTCCTGTGGAGAAGCACCAGAATAAACCACAACTTCATATTTGAGTTTAATCCAAGCAGTGCTCTGAAGCACAGGGATGCTTTCCTCATCTGTACCTCCTTCATGACCACAGTTGTAGGGGCTATGGTCATCCACTTATTGCTTCGGTCTGCTGGGGTCTCCCCACAGCATGTCAAGGCCATACCGGGAGTTCTCTTATTGGTACCAAATCCGCAACCCCAATTATACATGACGTTGTAGAAAATGTTCCAGCAGAAGTGCACTCTTATAGACTACCTGAGCAATCAATCTCATTACTTATAACATCCACTTTTCGTTTCAGCTGTTATCAGGATTACTAATCTGCCCGTTCAATATATTCTACCGCCCAACTCGCTACTGCTTCCTGCGAGTGATCCGCAACATCATGTTCTCACCATTTTACAAAGCAAGCATCATCTCTTGTTATTCTTTTGCTTTTTTGTTATGATCCTATATATCACATGAATCATTGTGGTGCCTAAGAGCTCTTTTCCTAATGGTTGTGATGCGCTGCAGGTGTTGATGGTGGACTTCTTCATGGCTGACCAGCTAACCAGCCAGGTGAATGGATTCCTTTTCTATATAAAGAATACTGGCACTAATTATATATACTTGGTGTTGCACATTTTTGTTGCTTCTGTATGCGGTTTCTCAAACCCATAATTAGTTGCGACAACCTATAACAGATCCCACTACTAAGGTACATGGAATTCACAGCATGCTACTTCATGGCGGGAGGCTTTAGAACACATCCTTACGAGACCTGCACCCGTAGCCATCAGTACAAGCTGTTGGCTTATGtcatctccttccttccttACTACTGGCGGGCCATGCAGGTAATTGATGCTCTAATAGGTTCTACTCTCAGATCTTACCGTCGTCCTAATCTTGAAATCGTAGCTatttctttctattttattCTCCAATTCGAGACTTGAGTCCTTGCGAGAATGCATGTATTGGCATCGCATGTAGCACCTGTTTTTGTGCATCAATCTATTGCTGCAGCCAATTAGGCAGCTGACACTTGGCATGGGACCATGTTCCCTAGTGCGCCAGGAGATACATCGAAGAGGGGTACGATGCCAACCACTTGGCAAATGCTGGGAAGTATGTGTCGGCCATGCTCGCAGCGGCTGCCAGGTGGAAGTATGCAGTGGAACCCACTCCACTGTGGCTGGCTGCTGTGATCATCTTTTCCACTGCTGCTACCTTGTATCAGCTGTACTGGGACTTTGTTAAGGATTGGGGTCTTCTCGATCCAAACTCACGGAACCCATGGCTGAGGGATGAGCTGATTTTAAAGAACAAGTGCATCTATTATGTCTCCATTGTGAGTGCAATAATCTAGCTTGCTTCTACGCTCATCAGAACAAAAGGTCATCCCACTCTCCAACGAAGTTCTGTAACTCTTTTGCAATGCAGGCACTGAATTTCCTACTTAGACTTGCATGGATAGAAAACGTGATGCGCCTCAACCTGGGGCAGGTTGAGAACCGGTTGGTTGATTTCTTGTTAGCTTCAGTGGAGATCATTCGACGTGGACACTGGAATTTTTACAGGTAATCTACTCTTCATCGTGGATTCtggatataatattaatccggTAATCATATATCTGAGCTGGAACGTGTTCTGATCTTTGGTTCAATTATTGTTGCAAGGTTGGAGAATGAGCACCTGAACAATGTGGGCAAGTTCAGGGCAGTGAAGACTGTCCCTCTACCATTCCGCGAGTTGGACTCGGATGGATGAGAGGAAATAGTTGCTCAACAATTGCGCATAATTAGATTAAGAGGTTCGAAGGAGGTGGAGCATGCCGAAGACCTGGAGTGAATATTGCCTTTGCCACCTCTCTAGTCTCTtccaatcatatatatatatatatatatatatatatatataaaatattgccTTTGCCACTGCTTGTGGCACGGGGTAGGGCCTGACTTGGAGTGGAGGATCCGGTTATGCAGTGAAGAACAGGGAATTCCTGGTCAGACGCGAGGATCGGATCGATCCGATGGAATAAAGCATGACATTAACTTAACcctatcccccccccccccccccccccccccccaaaaaaaaaaaaaaaaaaaaacataagaa
Proteins encoded in this window:
- the LOC103723995 gene encoding phosphate transporter PHO1-2-like, whose product is MVKFSRELEAELIPEWKDAFVNYRQLKKHVKKIKLSLLRSSPPPSDGGDAAAHPCYGFTLLDPLRALAARFSARGDEPLQTDEENLYEMELVRSREDEVKEFLEKLDEELDKVENFYETKENEFCERSEILRNQLQILVDLKQIILHDRRRRRSNSSSSPASPTFTAAGASPRLSSLSSFSESAAETDPMPPSSGGSPVAGEVIAALERNGVSFIGSARSKAKKCGKSKARAAAMRIDIPATTPGRTISAVTSIIWEDLVNSARMDGSGGGEQINQKKIQRAEKMIRGAFVELYRGLGLLRTYSSLNMMAFGKILKKFAKVTDRQEASEWFLKKVKRSHFVSSDKVVKLADEFESIFVEHFASNDRKKAMKFLKPHQPKDSHMITFLVGLFTGSFVTLFSVYAILAHLCGIFSSPTEAGYVETVYPVFSMFALLSLHIFLYGCNIFLWRSTRINHNFIFEFNPSSALKHRDAFLICTSFMTTVVGAMVIHLLLRSAGVSPQHVKAIPGVLLLLLSGLLICPFNIFYRPTRYCFLRVIRNIMFSPFYKVLMVDFFMADQLTSQIPLLRYMEFTACYFMAGGFRTHPYETCTRSHQYKLLAYVISFLPYYWRAMQCARRYIEEGYDANHLANAGKYVSAMLAAAARWKYAVEPTPLWLAAVIIFSTAATLYQLYWDFVKDWGLLDPNSRNPWLRDELILKNKCIYYVSIALNFLLRLAWIENVMRLNLGQVENRLVDFLLASVEIIRRGHWNFYRLENEHLNNVGKFRAVKTVPLPFRELDSDG